The Rosa chinensis cultivar Old Blush chromosome 7, RchiOBHm-V2, whole genome shotgun sequence DNA segment TGAAAATCACAATTCTCGCAGAACACCTAACTACACACCAATTACATTAATTAGTAAGCAAACTGGGAAATGTAGGTTTGTCTCAAATTTCTCAAGTAACATTCACACTACAGAAGTAACTTAATTAAAATCACAATTCACACTGGACGTACACCTAGCTACATACCAATTACATTAGTAACAGTGTTAGCTGCTAGCTAGCTCGTAGAATATTAACTTCCATAATTGATTTGGCCGGCTTTTAAATGTTTAGTAATGTTAATAATCAACAGAGAATTATTAATTTGGTGATACCATGAAGTGATCGAGCTCTGATTCTCCTAAAGTACTGGTCTTGTGATTGTCAAGCTGCTTCATATAATCCCTGAGGGCATCACTTTCCTCTAGGTCATCTTCATTACCACCTACCTGCATATCAGAAAAGGAATAAGAAGATCGATCGCGAAGAAGAGAAACGCAGCAGCCCTATATATTCGCTTATATCAAATAGTAGAACTTAATTAGAAGGcatctatatatatgaaagcAAAACAGCAAATTGAAGAATTACTTTTTATATCGCTCCCTctcttttttggacaaattaAAGAAAAGCTAGCAGATGATACAAGTTCTGTTCAATGTTATATATAAAATCGGCTTCCTGACAGATCGAAATAGGGCTAGCTAGCTCTTGCAGATCGTAATCATCATGATGTTCATGTATATTCATAATAGATTTGCCAGCTTCGCTGTAATATCGTATCAAAATTAAGCACACACAGTCGATCGATccaccgagagagagagagagagagagagaggttaccTTCAGACAGTCTAGGTGAGTTTCAACCAAGAGCCCATATAAAGGATGGCTAGAGATTCTAGTTTTGAGGAGCTCATGATGATGATTATCttgattttcttcttggttTTCTTTCTCCTTGTAACTACCCGTGAAAGCCTCCATATATACTCCAAGTTAAACAACAGAGATGATGGAGACGAACTAAAAGCCTGAAACAACAATTTTTGTTAACCTAGTTAGCTGGCAATATACCAAGACAAGATATATGATCGAGTAGTCTTTACTATATATGTTCACTCATAGAAAGGCCACCGTGGAGGGGTTGTACTGTAGATTACTGACGCTCCCATTTTTGGAGTTCAGCAATGGAATGACTAATGCATGCATAATAATCTGAATGAGTGCATGCCCGAATGGTACAACATCAGTCAGACTCTACTCAGTAGTCGACTGAGAACACACTAGCTAGCTAATAATGAATTCATATTCATGGAGAGGGAAAGCAAAGACTGGTGGGTCTCTTGGCCTTTTCGCTAtctccctcttttcttttttctgtcttTTTACATGAAGAAAGGAACTTATCAAGGGGCTAGTTTCTCGAACAATGGGAGCCTTGTTACTAGTACCAGTACTAGCTAAATTAGCACCATTGATTTCACAAGCTAGCATCATCGTCATCATCAAATCGATCTTTGTTTTTTTACCGGTCAACAGTTCAATACCTCACTTTCTGAAGCAGCACAAAGATCCAAATTCGTAACTGTTCACTCATAAATAGTTACCTGCTTTTATCGATGTTTGGCCACATGAATTTGAGGAAGAGAATGTTTCCACTACTGTTGATACGCTCATACGAAAACGACTATTCAAGgcgtaattttttatttctgattATATGGGGAAGGTATCAAAGATTATGTATGTACGTATGCAGACAGATATATCATCCAGATAGATAAATATCATATATTCCCCACCAAAGCTGAAGCTAAGCTCGCTTTTCTCTCAATGATCCAATTAGAATTACTAGTTACTCTACAAACCAGATCATCGATCCGTGGCTCCGTGTCTATGAAAGTGAAAATCCCAACCTGGCTGGTGGACTAACTAgaccaataaaaataaaaaaataaaaaaaaattattttgggtgGTTAAAATATGTGCTTTactttcattctttttctcgTTGTCTGTAATAGGGGGCCgattcatttgttttccaagCAAAACCAATGTAGTGGTTTAGACTTGGTTTTACCTTTTTTGAAGGATTTTGTCAAACATACAAGGTTTGCATGAATATGAAGGATACCGCTGAAATGGTCGTGATCGAATACCTAATTGCCTCAATAGTACTTGCGACTGTGCAACAAAAGGTAGAAAATTAAACTCTTGATCTCATCAAAGGAGAAAAATATCACTTGCATATATTTCTAGTTGATATAAAAGTTTATAACAAAATTAGTGAAAATATTAATCTAAGTATCAAACTGGGTGATGACAACATTCTATATATATGTACGTTTCATCTTGAAGAAACAAGTTTTTTAAGCTTAATTTATAATGCTATAAAACATCTTGGGGGCCTGGGGCCTTTAAACATAACTTTATTAGAAAAGGCAGGCCAACATCGATGGACAACATGCATGGGCGAGCAGGGCAGGTCGGCTGGAAATTGGAGATGGGAGAGGAGGTGCTCTAGTAAACCCAAAGGTTAATAATCAACGGGCCATGAGGTGGcactatatatatcatatatggcGCTGATCTGATCAGATTTAATCCAACCtgggaagaaaaggaaaagaaagatcaTGATGATTCGACTTAAAGCCCAATGCTATACAAACTAAACCATGCAATCTGAGAGATGCATGGATCGGATTCTCCCGTAATTGACCCGATACCTGTTGGCTTCCAAATTCAGTTTCGTTTTCGATCATATCGAGATATGTCAATTTTGTTGGTTCCCTTTTGAACGGCAGTAGTCCGAAACATGCAGTTTCTCCATCTCGGATTTTCGCTAGTGAAATGAGTTGATTCTATATAAGTTAATAATGTCTACATCATAGTAGAAAGCCACTGGGCCGCCCCAATAATCACAATCTAGAAATATAAAACtctatatatattcaaaatatttttgtttGGTATGTAAAAAAATTGAATATATGACAAGAAATGATTAGATGATCAGACAAACTTAATGGTACGGTTTGTTTATGTTGTTGGCAACATGCGGATGCGCCATGCTTATAAGTTTTTCAATCTTATCTGTAAAAGATGGTGTGCCAATAACTACCAACATATACATGTGGGTTTGTAGGGGTATGCACTGCACCCTTACATATTCCATGGTTTGGTCGATATATATACATGCATCATGATATGACATAGATTCTTATCTGCTGGTAAATACTGGAGGAGAAAGTCTTGCGTAGGGCATGTGTAAAGGACGCGTGATAGGGCTGTCCAATCAGGTTCTAAACAGGGGGTATTTTGGATATTTCACTTTCAAAAACAGGGGCAGTTTCGAAATACATGTAAAGTTTGGTGAGTTTTGATTGGGTAACCGCACGGCCACGTGGTGCGGCTGCCATATGTAAGAATTTTTCATACTGGAGCTGTAATTAGCAAACTTTTGCTGAAAATTAGGATCATGATCGCAGTTTACCTGCTAGACCCATACTCTATTGATCGGTGTTTGATCGAGAGCGAGGGGAAGGGTAAACACCTAAACCCTACCTAGCTATCTAGAGGTGCGTTTAGTATATACAcgactagggctgtcaattccgacaccgacccgataacacgactcaaaACCAGCACGAAATAAAGCCGGTTGAACTTTcatgattaaaaagcgggtcagccacgggtcaacccgccatgacccatttaataaatgggtcggccacgggtcaacccaccaacacgaagtgaacccgtataacccgattatgctatattttatcctgaaattttagatgttgggagtatttgatcataggattagacaatttgaaatatttttctttataattattggatttaattatttatgaattatatataattatttatattcttcgtcttgtggagtttttagcaaatttaatcaatttatgcatttttttagttaaatgggtcgcattgttaacccttaaatgagtcattttgtcaaacacaacacaacctatttattaaatgggttaagcgggttggaaacgggtaacccatttaataaatgggttgggtttgggtttaaatttttgacacgattattaaatgggttgggtttgggtttgtatcttgcaacacgataaataccttgacccgacacgaacccaacccgacacgacccattgacagccctatacACGACGATTAATTAGGAGCCATGTCCCTGCCTTTGATGTGGTTATTAATTAGGCATCTAggactctctctttctctcctccctaTCCTAGTTTGTGGGGGAGAGAGTTCACGTGATGGTCCTGATGGAGCAGATGGTTGGAGCGAGCAAGCACGGAGCTTGGCCTGAAGTCATGTGCCCAACTGCTTTCGTTAACTGTTTGATTAGTTTAGCCAGTGGATGTGTTGTCACCTTCTTCGATCTATTCATATGATCTACTTGATCGATCGACGGATGGACCTTAAGCAATATGTTGTTGTTTTCAGGTTGATCGAGTTGACGTATATGGTCTGCTCTGCATGGACATCGATCCATCCGATGGATCATGTCCCCGCCAATCTGTACAAACTTACTGATCAAAAAACTAATCTCACAATCTAATTTGTGCCTCAAACCAATTCTTTAGGCCGAGCTAGCTCGATCATCAAGTAATTCAGCTATCGTTTTCAAGTTTTTATATTTGTATATGAGGTCGACTTTCATGTATATAAGAGATTATGCACTGCATTGTGATCAAATTAGAATGTATAGAGATTATATAGAGGTAGAAGAATATAGAAAATTAAGGAAGAGGAAAATAAAACTGGGACTACATTGTGATCAAATTATCTCTAATTCTctttatatattaaaagaaaaataaccaACACTTTTACTATATAACCCTTAACATATAAAATAAGTAAAAATACAAACATATAAATAGAGTTCGTACATACGTTTCTTTGAGGGACATAGAATTCATAGCTAATTAAGCTAACTAGGGCGCAactactgcaagtggcctagtggttcttgccttgttgggtgtgctccccaacctagcttTGAATCTTGAAGCTGTCAAAGTagtcaggcactgtgctgcaatgcacagttggagcatttcacatgcgccgaaggggtttatcttgggcttAGGAAgactttgggttccccttgacaaagtcaaaaaaaaaaaaaaactaactagGGTGCACTCTTGTTTTCAAAATAATATTGATATATTCATTCCCAATAGTGCACGCAAGGGCAGCAGTACTTCAATGCATAGATATAGGCATGTACAATTGATTCTAAGAGATTACTTCAATCTAGAGAAATATAGCACCATGTTCTACGTACTTCACTAGCTACTGTTTCTGGTTAGTAAATGTGAATCCCCGTACGAAGATATGCAAACAGAAGCTGATTTGAATCGAATCGAATTGAAGTGaccttatatatatgtatgctaCATATATCGATCAATTTTCTGGCTTTGCTTATGCCTACGTGAACTTACTCCAAAAACACACTCGTCCCCATATGTCCAATAATCTCATCCACATATGCCATGGACACTTGACACTACAAGCTAGCTAGGTATAGCCAACTGCGATATCCATGCATCTATGTTTATGCATGAACATGGCATCATCAATTTGTGTGTCTATATAAGGCATTGGAAAGTGGAAACTCAAACTGTGTGGAGAGAAACTTGTAGAATTTCCAGCTACTTACCTGGTGAAGTAACTACTTTTGTTGCAATTACATGATGGCTTTCTTAACGGTGAACAAGCGCAATAACATCTCTCTTCAGCTCGCATTTCTGCTACTCTTCCTCGTCCCGGCACTATTACTCTTAGCTCATGGTAAATCAGTAGTTTAAAATTGTATGATAGTATATATGATCGATTTTGATATAGATAAAActaattgatgatttttctcTTCTGGTCGGTTACTTTGTTGTACGTACGTGCATGACACAGCACGAGAtatcagcagcagcagcagaaggCTCGATGTGGTCGTGAAGAAAGGTGCTGCTGCAAGTAGTGTGCTTCAAGATGCAGAACCAGTCGAGAGCAGTGATATCAGCAGCAGCAGAAGCAGCCACGCATTTGAAAAAAAGCACGAACAAGAGAATCTGACTGGTACAGAAGGCATAGGTGACGATTTACTGGTCGGGGATTACACCCCAACTAGAAAGAAGTCTCCCATTCATAACTAATGAATGAATGGTTCGATCAATCTCCGCCATAATAAATTAAACTAGTAAATCAAATATTGGTCCATGCAGTAAGTACGTACTTGAAGATTCCATATTTGAAACTCTCGAGTAAATGTCTCCTGTGCTTGGAGCAGCTTGCTAGCTTCTGGATCATAAGGTAGCTATCTAGCTAAATAAGCCCTATCTAATACGGTTCACCGGTTAGGGTGTGACGTGCGTGTGAGAAAGATATTGCTGCTGTTTACatatatgttgcctgcaagCTAAGCTTCTTATTTGGTCTTTTATATGTACCAATAAATGTAAAGGTTGCTTGTTCACCATAGATATGTTATATGTATATGATCttgagagtttctattcatatatatttgtatgtaaATGATTATATGATGAGGTTGAAACGTTATGGTGATTCTCTTATGAATCATGCATCTCGATCATTCATGCTTGCGGTCAAAATCATAAAATGAGAAACTATGGAGAAAATGGCCCATGGATATAGACATGCAAATAGTATTTAGTAGCCATCTCAATCTTCTTAATTAATATAAGGTGCGTTTATTTCCACCCTCCTAAATATTTTGTTTACCCTATAATCAAACTTTTTCTTTAAAAGCCCAAAATTGTCCTTTACAACAGTTATTaacataaaaaatgaaaatgagaaatcaattttgttttttttttttaaaaaaaaaaaaaaaaaaaacttgacccAACAGACATCCTAATATGAATTATCATAACAACTttctataccaaaaaaataataattgtcATAGCTTCTTCATCGCTAGCCGACCAAACAAATAATTAGACTAAATTTTCAAGCTATAGCAACAAgtgaaaaaaattgttggttagtattattttctttttctttttgtttttttcttttccaatttcacattTTCAGCAATAatatcttttgtttctttttaaaATTAGTTGAGGGTGAAATTGGAAATTTCATGATAAAAATTTAATTATAGGGTGAACAAAGCATTTGGTAGGGTGAAAATAGCCTCACCCTTAAGGGAAAGAGATATCGGATCATTAAATATTAATTGTTTGTGcatgactaaattttttgtcaaaaactaATAACCTGGTGTATTTTATATGCTGTGTACATGCAGTATATGTATAAGAGTATAAGACTACTCAgcatgttttttctttcttttatttttcagtcGAAATATGAGGATACatataacatatatacataAGACATATGTACACCGTTTATGTGGTGTAACATTCTACTTTATTGTTAgcacgtgttttttttttt contains these protein-coding regions:
- the LOC112175247 gene encoding homeobox protein knotted-1-like 1 yields the protein MEAFTGSYKEKENQEENQDNHHHELLKTRISSHPLYGLLVETHLDCLKVGGNEDDLEESDALRDYMKQLDNHKTSTLGESELDHFMEAYCLALRKLKEAMEEPHQKSMTFITNMHHQLKELTATRSHLDLPESPASFHHHRHTSGERKPEMIDCARRSI